The nucleotide sequence GCTGTAGATTATATTCACAAGCCGGTTAGTAAAGACAGGTTCAATAACGCTGTTACTAAAGCAATTAATCTTTTCCAATTAAAAAGTAATGGAGCTCCTGTAGAAGATGAGAACTTTATCTTTGTAAAGAGTAACTTAAAGAATAGAAAAGTTTTTCTAAATAAGTTAGATTATATTGAAGCTTTAGGAGATTATGTAAAATTCGTAACAGAAAAAGACACTTTTGTAGTTCTTGCCACGATGAAATCTTTTGAGCAGCAATTACCTAATGATAAGTTTCTTAGAATTCATAAATCTTACATCGTAAACCTTGAAAAGGTTGAGAGATATAATAGTAAGAATATTGAGATCAATAAAAAACAATTACCACTTAGCAGACATAAAAAATCAAATTTAATTGAAGCACTGAGTGCTATGCAATAATCCTCCTACAATTTAGAATCTCCCCTACTTACCTTCTAAATAATAATTGCTTTTTTTTAATGCTAAGCGTTATTCGTCTCCGCTTTTTTTTTAATACGGGTCTACATTAATTATTATTCTCACTGCTCTCCAATTTCCTATAGAATTAAAACTGGTTAATATTTTATTGATATGAGCTTTAGTTTTTCCTAAGGATTGTTTTGGCGGTATTTTTAATAGGATATTTTTATAATATTCATTTCGTATTCTTGCAACCGGTGGAAATTCCGGACCTAGAACATGCTCCTGAAAAACATTCTTTAATGCTAGCGAAAACCACTCTGCCGCTTCGTTTGTTTTTGAATAATCTCTACTCTTAAGTGTGAATTTTACTAATTTATAAAATGGAGGATACTTATATTGATATCTATCTTCCAACTGCTCATTAAACATCCCAAGATAATCTCCTGTAGATACTTGCTGAACTATTCTATGATGCGGATTATACGTCTGAATTAAAACCTTACCTCTATTTTTAGTACGACCCGCTCTACCGGCAACCTGAAGCATTAATTGAAAACTACGCTCATGAGCTCTAAAATCGGGAAAATTAAGAAGATTGTCTGCATTCATAATTCCCACCAACCTAACTTTTCTGAAATCTAAGCCTTTACTTAGCATTTGCGTACCTACTAAAACATCTATAGCTTCCTGCTCGAATGCACTTATTATTTTTTGATGACCATGTTTGCCTCGCGTTGTATCCAGATCCATTCGGCCTATTTTAGCATCGGGTAGCAATGCCTTGAGCTCGGTTTCAATTTGCTCTGTACCAAAACCCTTTGTGGTAAGATCAACACTTCCACAAGCCATGCATTGCTTTTGCATCGCCATATGATAACCGCAGTAGTGACAGCGTAATTGATTACTAAAATTATGATAGGTTAAACTCACATCGCAATTTGGACATTGTGGCGAGTGTCCGCAGGTAGTACACTCTAAAATTGGA is from Gillisia sp. Hel1_33_143 and encodes:
- a CDS encoding LytR/AlgR family response regulator transcription factor, with protein sequence MEEILLKCAVVDDSSLQRLSIVKLIKDHPNLKLVAEYNNAIETKNGLLDTDVDLIFLDIEMPILSGFDLLDDLPNKPQIIFVTGKTKYAFKAFDYDAVDYIHKPVSKDRFNNAVTKAINLFQLKSNGAPVEDENFIFVKSNLKNRKVFLNKLDYIEALGDYVKFVTEKDTFVVLATMKSFEQQLPNDKFLRIHKSYIVNLEKVERYNSKNIEINKKQLPLSRHKKSNLIEALSAMQ